Proteins encoded together in one Lachnospiraceae bacterium JLR.KK008 window:
- a CDS encoding cell division protein SepF: MGVMDKFLNYMKLTEDDDDDYYDDDYYDDEPEEKPVKKSVPMKETLREEQEERPKKVSSKVTPMRQSPKKIMGNGMEVCVIRPTSVEDAREITETLLANRTVVLNLEGLDVDIAQRIIDFTSGSTFAISGNLQKISHYIFIVTPASVDISGDFQDIINGTFDVPAF, encoded by the coding sequence ATGGGAGTTATGGACAAGTTTTTAAATTATATGAAACTCACCGAAGATGACGACGATGATTACTATGATGATGATTATTATGATGATGAACCGGAAGAAAAACCTGTAAAGAAATCAGTTCCCATGAAAGAGACGCTCAGAGAAGAACAGGAAGAGCGGCCGAAGAAAGTGTCATCTAAAGTAACGCCAATGCGCCAGTCTCCGAAAAAAATAATGGGAAATGGCATGGAAGTATGTGTGATCCGGCCAACTTCCGTGGAAGATGCGCGGGAAATTACGGAAACTCTTCTTGCAAACAGAACGGTCGTGCTGAATCTGGAAGGTCTGGATGTGGACATCGCCCAGCGTATCATTGATTTTACGTCCGGTTCGACGTTTGCGATCAGCGGGAATCTTCAGAAAATATCACATTACATTTTTATCGTAACGCCTGCAAGTGTGGATATTTCCGGCGATTTTCAGGATATTATCAACGGTACGTTTGACGTTCCGGCTTTTTAA
- a CDS encoding YggS family pyridoxal phosphate-dependent enzyme: MIADNIAKVEKNIDRACENAGRDRSEVTLIAVSKTKPLSLLQEAYACGCRDFGENKVQELTEKYECMPKDIHWHMIGHLQRNKVKYIVGKVFLIHSVDSLRLAEEISRESVKKQVITSILLEVNVAKEETKFGLVTSEEVISLVRQAAVLPGIAIKGLMTIAPYVEDPEENRQYFQALRQLSVDIMRKNIDNVSMNVLSMGMTGDYEAAVGEGATYVRVGTGIFGERDYVQTTI; the protein is encoded by the coding sequence ATGATAGCTGATAATATCGCAAAGGTGGAAAAGAACATTGACAGAGCGTGTGAAAACGCAGGACGGGACAGAAGCGAAGTGACGCTGATCGCGGTCAGTAAGACAAAGCCGCTCTCCCTGCTGCAGGAAGCGTACGCGTGCGGATGCAGGGACTTTGGGGAGAATAAAGTACAGGAACTGACAGAAAAATACGAGTGTATGCCGAAAGATATTCACTGGCATATGATCGGGCATTTGCAGAGAAATAAAGTAAAATACATTGTCGGAAAAGTGTTTTTGATTCACAGTGTGGATTCCCTCCGGCTCGCGGAGGAGATCAGCAGAGAGTCCGTAAAAAAACAGGTGATCACTTCCATTTTGCTGGAAGTCAACGTCGCAAAGGAAGAGACAAAGTTTGGTCTGGTCACTTCAGAAGAAGTGATTTCTCTTGTCCGTCAGGCTGCCGTACTCCCGGGAATTGCCATAAAAGGTCTGATGACGATCGCCCCCTATGTGGAAGATCCGGAAGAAAATCGTCAATATTTTCAGGCCCTGCGGCAATTATCTGTTGACATAATGCGGAAAAACATTGATAATGTGAGTATGAATGTTTTATCAATGGGAATGACAGGGGATTATGAGGCGGCTGTCGGTGAAGGTGCGACTTATGTTCGTGTGGGCACCGGGATATTTGGAGAAAGAGACTATGTGCAGACCACCATATGA
- a CDS encoding HlyD family efflux transporter periplasmic adaptor subunit, translating into MAARRSGKIRQYRKPLNINLGMIIFGCISVYIVICVFLYFTSSHIVSYEVKAGSLSVNNVYQGIAIRQEEIIDSINSGYINYYAREGGRVAVGDLVYTIDETGELLQMVGGGDPDENSLSDTDLSELKTEILGFTNTFSPRNFGEVYDFKYSVQGTVMKLANYRMLENIDALKNTSGAGLVDSCRAIKTGIIIYSTDGYESLTPDQVKEADFDTTNYEKTPLINNELINKGDPAYKISLSENWSIVIPVTPERAVELEKAEYVQVKFLKNQDISWGQVFIHHNEDGTYAELRFNNSMLTFCTDRYVDIELITEDETGLKIPNSAIVEKEFFLVPVDYVTKGGSNGADGVLREVYTEEGEASTEFVETPIYNYDDEEKEYYLDDSVLRIGDYIIKPDSSDKYAVSKRGKLIGVYNINKGYADFKQINILYDNEEYSIVESGTAYGLSVYDYIALDASSVEEHDIINE; encoded by the coding sequence TTGGCAGCCAGGCGCTCCGGAAAAATCAGACAATATCGAAAGCCTTTGAATATCAATCTCGGCATGATCATATTTGGCTGTATCTCTGTCTATATTGTGATCTGTGTCTTCTTATATTTTACTTCCAGTCATATCGTCAGTTATGAGGTAAAAGCAGGTTCTCTCTCCGTAAACAATGTCTATCAGGGAATCGCGATCCGTCAGGAAGAGATCATCGACAGTATTAACTCAGGCTATATCAATTATTATGCAAGAGAAGGCGGCAGAGTGGCGGTAGGCGATCTTGTATACACAATAGATGAGACGGGAGAACTTCTGCAGATGGTGGGAGGCGGCGACCCGGATGAAAACTCTCTTTCCGATACGGATCTGAGTGAATTGAAGACAGAAATTTTAGGATTTACCAATACATTTTCGCCGAGGAACTTCGGAGAAGTGTACGATTTTAAGTACAGTGTACAGGGCACGGTCATGAAACTGGCCAATTACAGGATGCTGGAGAATATCGATGCCCTGAAAAATACAAGCGGAGCAGGACTGGTTGATTCCTGCCGGGCGATAAAAACGGGAATCATTATTTATTCCACGGACGGTTACGAGTCACTGACTCCGGATCAGGTAAAAGAAGCAGATTTTGATACAACGAATTACGAAAAAACCCCTTTGATCAACAACGAGCTGATCAACAAGGGCGATCCGGCCTATAAGATTTCTCTCAGTGAAAACTGGTCGATCGTCATTCCGGTCACGCCGGAACGTGCGGTGGAGCTGGAGAAAGCGGAATATGTCCAGGTGAAATTTCTGAAAAATCAGGATATTTCATGGGGGCAGGTCTTTATTCACCACAACGAGGACGGTACCTATGCGGAACTGCGGTTCAATAATTCGATGCTGACTTTTTGCACGGACCGGTATGTGGATATTGAATTGATCACGGAGGATGAGACAGGGCTGAAGATTCCCAATTCCGCTATCGTGGAAAAAGAATTTTTTCTTGTGCCTGTCGACTATGTGACAAAGGGAGGAAGCAACGGGGCCGATGGCGTCCTGCGTGAAGTTTATACGGAGGAAGGAGAGGCGAGCACGGAGTTTGTGGAGACGCCGATCTATAACTACGATGACGAGGAAAAAGAGTACTATCTGGATGATTCCGTGCTGCGGATCGGTGATTACATCATAAAGCCTGATTCATCAGACAAATATGCCGTCAGCAAACGGGGAAAACTGATCGGGGTTTACAACATTAACAAAGGATATGCCGATTTCAAACAGATCAATATTCTATATGACAATGAGGAATATTCGATCGTGGAGTCAGGGACTGCCTATGGTCTGAGTGTGTATGATTATATCGCGCTTGATGCTTCCAGTGTGGAGGAGCACGACATCATCAACGAGTAA
- a CDS encoding twitching motility protein PilT — translation MVQLIVGKKGKGKTKHLLDKVNSAVKAASGNIVYLDKNSKNMYELNNKIRLINVSDYPINDCDEFIGFLCGIISQDHDLEQMYLDSFLVNAHLEDQDVTPAIEKLEKISNLFQVDFMINISLDESEIPEHLRDKIIVSL, via the coding sequence ATGGTTCAATTAATCGTTGGCAAAAAGGGAAAGGGAAAGACAAAACATTTATTAGATAAAGTGAATAGCGCAGTGAAAGCTGCATCCGGAAATATTGTTTATCTGGATAAGAACTCCAAAAATATGTATGAATTAAACAATAAGATCCGTCTGATCAACGTATCGGACTACCCGATCAACGACTGTGATGAGTTTATCGGTTTTCTCTGCGGCATCATCTCGCAGGATCATGATCTGGAACAGATGTATCTGGACAGTTTTCTTGTAAACGCTCATCTGGAAGATCAGGACGTTACACCAGCGATTGAAAAACTGGAAAAAATCAGTAATTTGTTCCAGGTAGATTTTATGATCAACATTTCCTTGGATGAATCGGAAATTCCCGAGCATTTAAGAGACAAAATCATTGTATCTCTTTAA
- a CDS encoding D-alanyl-D-alanine carboxypeptidase: MRSINKKRVAAVFAMLTVSCILTGCGAKQYAFTYDSSSTVSSFQITENGMAGQAQLFAEELCVASADVTEGASVDMSEADSAGLFDLNDADVLYAKNIHERLYPASLTKVMTALVALKYGDPNDVITVSAISAGITESGAQLCGLKAGDTLTMEQALHALLIYSANDAGMAIAEHIGGSVERFAGMMNEEALAIGATNSHFVNPHGLHDEDHYVTAYDMYLIFNEAMKYELFTEIISLDTYTTTYSDRSGNAKTFDFKTTNQYLQGNYTAPDNVTVIGGKTGTTSAAQNCLVLLSRDGSGNPYISVILHCKERGILYENMTGLLSEINK; this comes from the coding sequence GTGAGATCTATAAATAAAAAGAGAGTGGCGGCTGTCTTTGCGATGCTGACGGTATCTTGTATTTTGACCGGCTGTGGGGCAAAGCAGTATGCCTTTACATATGATTCGAGCAGTACGGTCAGCAGCTTTCAGATTACAGAAAACGGGATGGCCGGGCAGGCGCAGCTGTTTGCAGAGGAACTCTGTGTCGCTTCCGCAGATGTTACGGAAGGCGCTTCCGTAGATATGTCGGAGGCCGACAGTGCCGGTCTGTTTGATCTGAATGACGCTGATGTTCTCTATGCGAAAAATATTCATGAAAGGCTGTATCCGGCCAGTCTCACAAAGGTGATGACGGCGCTGGTAGCGCTCAAATATGGTGATCCGAACGATGTGATCACGGTCAGTGCCATCAGCGCAGGCATTACGGAGAGCGGCGCGCAGCTCTGTGGCCTGAAGGCAGGAGATACGCTTACAATGGAACAGGCGTTGCACGCACTTTTGATCTACTCGGCCAACGATGCCGGCATGGCGATCGCAGAACATATTGGCGGCAGTGTAGAGCGGTTTGCAGGAATGATGAATGAAGAGGCACTTGCGATTGGGGCCACGAACAGTCATTTTGTCAATCCGCACGGACTGCATGATGAAGATCATTATGTGACGGCTTATGATATGTATCTGATTTTCAATGAAGCTATGAAGTATGAACTCTTTACGGAGATCATCAGTCTGGATACCTATACGACAACATATTCGGATCGCAGCGGAAATGCCAAAACATTTGACTTTAAGACAACGAATCAGTATTTGCAGGGGAATTATACGGCGCCTGACAATGTTACAGTGATTGGAGGAAAGACCGGAACGACCAGTGCGGCACAGAATTGTCTTGTGCTGCTGTCAAGAGACGGGTCCGGAAACCCTTATATTTCAGTGATATTGCATTGCAAGGAGCGTGGCATTCTCTACGAGAACATGACGGGTCTGCTGTCAGAAATCAATAAATAA
- a CDS encoding methylglyoxal synthase has protein sequence MKIALIAHDAKKKLMQNFCIAYRGILSRNELYATGTTGRLIEEVTNLNIHKHLAGHLGGAQQLGAQIENNQIDLVIFLRDPLTPKSHEPNIGDLCRLCDMHNIPIATNLASAELLLKSLDRGDMEWREIYK, from the coding sequence ATGAAAATAGCGCTGATCGCACATGATGCGAAAAAGAAACTGATGCAGAATTTCTGCATTGCCTACAGGGGGATTTTATCCAGAAATGAGCTCTATGCCACGGGAACAACGGGAAGACTCATAGAGGAAGTTACCAATCTGAATATCCATAAGCATCTGGCGGGGCACCTGGGTGGTGCACAGCAGCTTGGTGCGCAGATAGAAAATAATCAGATTGATCTTGTAATCTTTCTGAGAGATCCGCTGACTCCCAAATCGCACGAGCCGAATATCGGAGATCTGTGCAGACTGTGTGATATGCACAATATCCCGATAGCGACCAATCTTGCTTCCGCAGAGCTGCTGTTGAAATCGCTTGACAGAGGAGATATGGAGTGGCGTGAGATCTATAAATAA
- a CDS encoding FtsW/RodA/SpoVE family cell cycle protein, with protein MLKRYRIRDYDFKLVIMLIAISVIGILAIGSAQKSVQDKQIMGLVLGVFLMIVISLFDYSALLNLYWIFYIMNVVLLLLVEVMGYKAGGAQRWFTILGIRFQPSELAKILLILFYAQFIMKQGERLNSFRGLVKTVALLFPPLLLIYKQPDLSTSIMVVIIFCIVLFVGGLDYRIIAGVLAVVVPSIVIFLMIVLQPDQKLIKEYQQTRILAWLHPAEYVNAEGYQQANSIMAIGSGQLWGKGLNNNIIGSVKNGNFISEPQTDFIFAIIGEELGFIGSCTVIVLLFLIALECVMIARKSKDTAGMIICSGMGSIIGFQSYMNIAVATGLMPNTGIPLPFVSAGLTSLVSLFIGMGFVLNVRLQGKNTSIKVRDLQ; from the coding sequence ATGTTAAAAAGGTATCGCATCAGAGATTATGATTTTAAACTGGTCATTATGCTGATCGCCATTTCCGTGATCGGGATACTGGCGATCGGAAGCGCACAGAAATCCGTTCAGGACAAGCAGATTATGGGGCTTGTTCTGGGCGTATTTCTGATGATCGTCATCTCGTTGTTTGATTATTCGGCTCTGCTCAATCTTTATTGGATCTTTTACATTATGAACGTAGTCCTGCTTTTACTTGTGGAAGTGATGGGATACAAAGCAGGCGGGGCGCAGCGGTGGTTTACGATCCTGGGAATCCGCTTCCAGCCTTCAGAGCTTGCAAAAATTTTGTTGATTTTGTTTTACGCACAGTTTATTATGAAACAAGGGGAACGGTTAAATTCTTTTCGTGGGCTGGTGAAGACTGTGGCGCTGCTTTTTCCGCCATTGCTCCTGATTTACAAGCAGCCGGATCTGTCGACAAGTATAATGGTCGTGATCATTTTCTGCATCGTTCTGTTTGTCGGTGGGCTGGATTATCGGATCATAGCAGGGGTGCTGGCAGTTGTCGTGCCTTCCATCGTTATTTTTCTGATGATTGTTCTGCAGCCGGATCAGAAACTGATTAAGGAATATCAGCAGACACGTATTCTCGCGTGGCTGCACCCGGCAGAGTACGTCAATGCGGAAGGGTATCAGCAGGCGAATTCGATCATGGCGATTGGCTCCGGGCAGCTCTGGGGCAAGGGACTGAATAATAATATCATTGGTTCGGTGAAAAACGGTAATTTTATCTCCGAGCCACAGACAGATTTTATTTTTGCCATTATCGGGGAAGAGCTGGGATTTATCGGCTCCTGCACGGTGATCGTTCTGTTGTTTCTGATCGCGCTGGAATGCGTGATGATCGCCAGGAAATCGAAAGACACGGCCGGGATGATCATCTGCAGCGGAATGGGAAGTATCATCGGTTTTCAAAGTTATATGAATATTGCTGTTGCCACAGGGCTTATGCCCAATACGGGGATACCGCTCCCGTTTGTCAGTGCGGGACTGACTTCATTGGTCAGTCTGTTTATAGGTATGGGGTTTGTTCTAAACGTTCGACTACAAGGAAAAAATACTAGCATAAAAGTGAGGGACTTACAATGA
- the minE gene encoding cell division topological specificity factor MinE, producing the protein MKLLHIFHKKSSGELAKDRLKILLISDRINCSPEMMDMIKTDIARVISKYMKIDAKSMEIQITKEAARGRIVKSPILYANIPILDLKH; encoded by the coding sequence ATGAAGTTATTACATATTTTCCATAAAAAATCGTCGGGAGAGCTGGCAAAGGACAGATTGAAGATCTTGCTGATCTCGGACAGGATCAACTGTTCGCCGGAAATGATGGACATGATCAAAACGGATATTGCAAGAGTAATATCCAAATATATGAAGATCGATGCAAAAAGTATGGAGATACAGATCACAAAGGAGGCAGCAAGGGGAAGAATTGTCAAAAGTCCGATCCTTTACGCCAACATTCCTATTTTGGATTTAAAACACTAG
- the minD gene encoding septum site-determining protein MinD: MSEVIVITSGKGGVGKTTTTANLGTGLAAMGNKVVLIDTDIGLRNLDVVMGLENRIVYNLVDVVEGKCRVKQALIKDKRYPGLYLMPSAQTRDKSAVTPPQMIRMIHTLREQFDYIILDCPAGIEQGFQNAIAGADRALVITTPEVSSIRDADRIIGLLAANEIEKIDLVINKLKIDMVRRGDMMSVSDVSDILAIPLIGIVPDDENVVIAANQGEPLVGNATLAGRAYQNLCHRVLGQEVPFMNFEKRISFWTKVSGIFHRN; encoded by the coding sequence ATGAGCGAAGTAATTGTCATTACGTCAGGGAAAGGCGGCGTAGGAAAGACCACTACGACCGCAAACTTGGGAACAGGTCTTGCTGCAATGGGAAATAAGGTAGTGCTGATCGATACGGACATCGGTCTGAGGAACCTGGATGTCGTCATGGGATTGGAAAACCGGATTGTATACAATCTTGTGGATGTTGTGGAAGGAAAATGCAGGGTCAAACAGGCGCTCATCAAAGATAAGCGTTACCCTGGACTGTATCTGATGCCCTCTGCGCAGACACGGGATAAATCTGCGGTGACACCGCCCCAGATGATTCGGATGATCCATACGCTGCGGGAACAGTTTGATTATATCATTCTCGATTGTCCGGCAGGGATCGAGCAGGGGTTTCAAAATGCCATTGCCGGTGCCGACAGAGCGCTTGTGATCACGACTCCGGAAGTTTCGTCTATCCGTGATGCCGACAGGATCATCGGACTTCTCGCCGCCAATGAGATCGAAAAGATTGATCTGGTCATCAACAAACTGAAAATTGATATGGTGAGACGGGGAGATATGATGTCCGTCAGCGATGTCTCGGATATCCTTGCCATTCCACTGATCGGGATCGTGCCCGATGACGAAAATGTCGTGATTGCCGCCAATCAGGGCGAACCGCTGGTCGGTAATGCCACTCTTGCGGGACGGGCATACCAGAATCTTTGTCACCGGGTGCTCGGACAGGAAGTCCCTTTCATGAACTTTGAAAAACGGATTTCTTTCTGGACAAAAGTCAGTGGAATCTTTCACAGAAATTAG
- a CDS encoding septum site-determining protein MinC, with translation MSSPVIIKSFQNGIAVYLDNTLAFSALLEEVGMKFRESAAFFKDARMAVSFEGRTLTEEEEKQLVEQIASNCRLQIVCVVGKDEEKNQTYVKAIHQMDQREQNEGQFYRGCLKNGQVLEIESSVIIIGDVYPGSSIAAKRDIIIIGGLYGQAYAGADGEEGHFVVALEMSPEKLKIGNVKYDTTKKPGRWPIRPKVQPKIAYEKEGKIVVEPITKELLNMLPI, from the coding sequence ATGAGCAGTCCAGTCATTATCAAGAGCTTTCAAAACGGAATCGCCGTATATTTGGATAATACCCTTGCATTTTCAGCTCTTCTGGAAGAGGTGGGGATGAAGTTCAGAGAGTCCGCAGCGTTCTTTAAGGATGCGCGGATGGCGGTTTCCTTTGAAGGGAGAACATTAACTGAAGAGGAAGAAAAGCAGCTTGTAGAGCAGATCGCGTCAAACTGCCGTCTGCAGATCGTCTGTGTCGTAGGCAAGGATGAAGAAAAAAATCAGACATATGTTAAGGCCATTCATCAGATGGACCAGAGAGAACAAAATGAAGGGCAGTTTTACAGAGGATGCCTGAAGAACGGGCAGGTATTGGAGATAGAGTCCAGTGTGATCATCATCGGAGACGTCTATCCCGGTTCCTCGATCGCAGCGAAAAGAGATATTATCATTATCGGCGGCCTTTACGGGCAGGCTTATGCGGGAGCAGATGGCGAAGAAGGACATTTTGTCGTAGCGCTGGAAATGTCCCCGGAAAAGCTGAAAATCGGTAATGTGAAATATGATACTACGAAAAAGCCGGGCAGATGGCCTATCCGGCCGAAAGTACAACCGAAGATTGCATATGAAAAGGAAGGAAAGATTGTTGTAGAGCCAATTACAAAAGAATTACTAAATATGCTTCCCATCTGA
- a CDS encoding penicillin-binding transpeptidase domain-containing protein, with the protein MFDSLKDRLIGMITSRTFVLSICFTVLCGTLLHRTFSLQIVNGQEYLDNFKLKIRKERSIASTRGNIYDRNGELLAYNELAYNVTIEDVFEPGNDKNKKLNETIITLIRIIEKNGDKLINDFNIVLDQDNNFQFTVEGKQKDRFLADIYGRDTTDKLIYSEKSATPDEVIDYLAGTKRYAIGEYADPDDKKSFVPGEGYSKEEVLKIINIRFAMSANSYQKYIATTVASDVNEKTVAVVMENSDVLEGVAIAEDTVRKYVDSVYFSHLLGYTGKISQDELAELSLENNTYAATDTIGKAGIEQVMETKLQGKKGSEIMYVDNLGKVIEITERTEPTAGNDLYLTIDKELQKAVYNILEQKIAGILVSKLDNTRPGQARSSAGVRISIYDVYYALINNNIIDISHFEKNTAQPVEQEVYQAFLNRKEAIFNELYAELTEKRTPYKELAEEYQVYESYIVTMLASESKGILRESEIDTSDETYQAWRNDESISLAEYLNYAIAMNWIDVTKVGLENKYASSEEIYEQLIQTIFEGLDSNTEFSKKLYRYMIENDMLTGNQICKLLIEQDIVEVSEGEEEGLASGRISAYGFMVNRIENLDITPAQLALDPCSGSCVVTDVNSGEVLALVTYPGYDTNRLANAIDSDYYNQLQNDLSRPMWNYATQQKSAPGSTFKMVSAVAGLEEGVIGINEKIGCYGPFDKITPPPRCWIVTSGGSHGLLDVTGSIENSCNSFFYELSYRLGSKNGLYDSDRGLETLYKYADMFGLSETSGIEISESEPELSDFDAVRSAIGQGTHNLTTVGLARYVTTVANSGTCYNLSLLDKLTDNEGNVLEDYTPEIRNQIELPSYEWDAVHLGMRRVVERMSYYSDMPVNVAGKTGTAQENKNRANHALFVGFAPYENPQIAIATRVANGYNSAYAAEISRDVFRYYFDPDEEENILTGSAIRPEAVGTAGD; encoded by the coding sequence TTGTTTGACAGTCTGAAAGACCGGCTTATCGGTATGATTACGTCCCGGACTTTTGTTTTGAGCATATGTTTTACTGTACTCTGCGGCACACTTTTGCATCGGACATTTTCCCTGCAGATTGTGAATGGACAGGAGTATTTAGATAATTTTAAGTTAAAAATACGCAAGGAGCGTTCTATCGCAAGTACACGCGGAAACATTTATGACAGAAACGGAGAACTTCTGGCATATAATGAGCTTGCCTACAATGTAACGATCGAGGATGTTTTTGAGCCGGGAAATGATAAGAATAAAAAATTGAATGAGACGATCATTACACTGATCCGGATCATAGAGAAAAATGGCGACAAGCTGATCAACGATTTCAATATCGTCCTCGATCAGGACAACAATTTTCAATTTACGGTGGAAGGAAAGCAGAAAGACCGGTTTCTCGCAGATATTTATGGCCGCGATACGACAGATAAACTGATCTACAGTGAAAAATCAGCCACGCCGGATGAAGTCATCGATTATCTGGCAGGCACGAAGCGGTATGCGATCGGAGAGTATGCAGACCCCGATGACAAAAAGAGTTTTGTGCCCGGGGAAGGTTACAGTAAGGAAGAGGTACTCAAGATCATCAATATCCGCTTTGCGATGAGCGCCAACAGTTATCAGAAATATATTGCCACGACGGTTGCTTCCGACGTGAACGAGAAGACGGTGGCGGTTGTCATGGAGAACAGTGACGTTCTGGAAGGGGTGGCGATCGCGGAAGATACGGTCAGAAAATATGTGGACAGCGTATATTTTTCGCATCTTCTCGGTTATACGGGAAAGATCTCTCAGGATGAGCTGGCGGAACTGTCGCTGGAAAACAATACGTATGCGGCTACCGATACGATTGGCAAAGCAGGGATCGAGCAGGTTATGGAGACAAAGCTGCAGGGTAAAAAAGGTTCGGAAATCATGTATGTCGATAATCTTGGCAAAGTGATTGAGATTACCGAGCGCACGGAGCCGACGGCGGGCAACGATCTGTATCTGACGATTGACAAGGAGCTGCAAAAAGCGGTCTACAATATCCTGGAGCAGAAGATCGCCGGTATTCTTGTATCCAAACTGGACAACACAAGGCCGGGGCAGGCGAGATCCTCTGCGGGTGTCCGTATCTCTATCTACGATGTATACTATGCGCTGATCAACAATAATATCATTGATATTTCACATTTTGAAAAAAATACGGCGCAGCCTGTGGAACAGGAAGTATATCAGGCGTTTCTGAACAGAAAAGAAGCCATTTTTAACGAGCTGTACGCGGAGCTGACGGAGAAACGCACGCCTTACAAGGAGCTTGCGGAAGAATACCAGGTTTATGAGAGCTATATTGTCACCATGCTCGCCTCAGAGAGTAAGGGAATCCTCCGGGAGAGCGAGATCGATACATCGGATGAAACTTATCAGGCATGGAGGAACGACGAGAGCATCAGCCTTGCGGAGTATTTGAATTATGCGATCGCCATGAACTGGATCGATGTGACGAAAGTCGGGTTAGAAAATAAATATGCTTCCTCGGAAGAGATTTACGAACAACTGATCCAGACGATCTTCGAGGGACTTGACAGCAATACGGAGTTTTCGAAAAAGCTGTACCGTTATATGATCGAAAATGATATGCTGACAGGAAATCAGATCTGTAAGCTACTGATCGAACAGGATATTGTGGAAGTGTCGGAGGGCGAAGAGGAAGGGCTTGCATCGGGACGGATTTCTGCCTATGGGTTTATGGTCAACCGGATCGAAAATCTCGATATTACACCGGCGCAGCTGGCGCTTGATCCATGTTCCGGTTCCTGCGTCGTCACAGATGTAAACAGCGGTGAGGTACTTGCACTTGTCACCTATCCGGGCTATGACACGAACCGCCTGGCCAATGCGATTGATTCCGATTATTATAACCAGCTTCAGAATGATCTGTCCAGGCCGATGTGGAATTACGCCACACAGCAAAAGAGCGCGCCGGGTTCCACTTTTAAGATGGTGTCTGCCGTTGCCGGTTTGGAGGAAGGAGTGATCGGTATCAATGAAAAGATCGGCTGCTATGGTCCGTTTGACAAGATCACGCCGCCGCCCAGATGCTGGATTGTCACGAGCGGCGGAAGCCACGGCCTGTTGGATGTGACAGGCAGTATCGAAAATTCCTGCAACAGCTTTTTCTATGAGCTGAGCTATCGGCTCGGAAGCAAAAACGGCCTGTACGACAGTGACAGAGGATTGGAGACTCTTTATAAATATGCGGATATGTTCGGGCTTTCCGAGACTTCCGGTATCGAAATCTCAGAGTCTGAGCCGGAGCTGTCCGACTTTGATGCTGTCCGGTCCGCGATCGGACAGGGTACGCACAACCTGACGACAGTAGGCCTTGCCCGCTATGTGACAACAGTTGCTAACAGCGGCACCTGTTATAATCTCAGCCTTCTGGACAAGCTGACAGACAATGAAGGCAATGTTCTGGAGGATTATACACCTGAGATACGCAATCAGATCGAGCTTCCGTCTTATGAATGGGATGCTGTTCATCTCGGTATGCGCCGGGTCGTTGAGAGAATGTCCTATTACAGTGATATGCCTGTCAATGTGGCGGGAAAGACAGGTACGGCACAGGAAAACAAAAATCGTGCCAACCATGCTTTGTTTGTGGGGTTTGCCCCCTATGAGAATCCACAGATCGCTATCGCGACCCGTGTGGCGAATGGATATAATTCTGCTTATGCGGCAGAAATTTCCAGAGATGTGTTCCGGTATTACTTTGATCCTGACGAGGAGGAGAATATTCTCACGGGAAGTGCGATCAGACCGGAAGCCGTAGGTACGGCAGGAGACTAA